Proteins found in one Oryza glaberrima chromosome 4, OglaRS2, whole genome shotgun sequence genomic segment:
- the LOC127769559 gene encoding uncharacterized protein LOC127769559 → MQGEVDQPMQMVLRVKHPSSLGGGGEEEAGEASSRSALSVFKAKEEQIERKKMEVREKVFAQLGRVEEESKRLAFIRQELEGMADPTRKEVEVIRKRIDVVNRQLKPLGKTCVKKEKEYKEILEAYNEKNKEKALLVNRLIELVSESERMRMKKLEELNKTVDSLY, encoded by the exons ATGCAGGGGGAGGTGGATCAGCCGATGCAGATGGTGCTGCGGGTGAAGCACCCGTCGtcgctgggcggcggcggggaggaggaggccggcgaggcgtcGTCGAGGTCGGCGCTGTCGGTGTTCAAGGCCAAGGAGGAGCAGatcgagaggaagaagatggaggtgaGGGAGAAGGTGTTCGCGCAGCTCGGCCGCGTCGAGGAGGAGTCCAAGCGCCTTGCCTTCATCCGACAG GAACTGGAAGGGATGGCGGATCCAACCaggaaggaggtggaggtgaTCAGGAAGAGGATCGACGTGGTGAACCGTCAGCTCAAGCCTCTCGGCAAAACCTGCGTCAAGAAG GAGAAGGAATACAAAGAAATCCTGGAGGCGTACAACGAGAAGAACAAGGAGAAGGCACTGCTTGTAAACAGGCTAATTGAG CTGGTGAGCGAAAGTGAGAGGATGCGTATGAAGAAGCTCGAGGAGCTGAACAAGACGGTCGATTCACTCTACTAG
- the LOC127769612 gene encoding DNA-binding protein S1FA2 — translation MADQFADSANNVVIEEVNKGLNPGMIVLIVVATFLLLFFVGNYALYVYAQKTLPPRKKKPVSKKKMKREKLKQGVSAPGE, via the exons ATGGCGGATCAGTTCGCGGACTCTGCG AACAATGTAGTCATTGAGGAGGTCAACAAGGGACTGAACCCTGGAATGATAGTCCTGATTGTGGTCGCGACCTTCCTGCTGCTTTTCTTTGTCGGGAACTACGCTCTCTATGTGTACGCTCAGAAGACGCTTCCTCCTCGCAAAAAGAAGCCAGTctcgaagaagaagatgaagagggAAAAACTGAAGCAAGGTGTCTCTGCCCCAGGAGAGTGA
- the LOC127772345 gene encoding DNA-binding protein S1FA1 — protein sequence MADQSNNMIIEEVNKGLNPGTIVLLVVATLLILFFVGNYALYMYAQKTLPPRKKKPVSKKKLKREKLKQGVSAPGE from the coding sequence AACAACATGATCATCGAGGAGGTCAACAAGGGCCTGAACCCTGGAACGATAGTCCTTCTTGTGGTTGCAACTCTCCTGATTCTTTTCTTTGTTGGAAACTATGCGCTCTACATGTATGCTCAGAAGACGCTTCCTCCTCGGAAGAAGAAGCCAGTCTCCAAGAAGAAGCTGAAGAGGGAAAAGCTGAAGCAGGGGGTTTCTGCACCCGGAGAGTGA